Proteins from one Corynebacterium epidermidicanis genomic window:
- a CDS encoding F0F1 ATP synthase subunit delta, with the protein MHAASREALTTTAQTLDSWIQNSDQPVAAASQTGAELFSIVEVLDGDRGLRVAVADSSVTAEQRSGLFSSVFAGKVSQMTLDLAKEAAAKVWSTPREFRAGLVELGRRALLRSAEQQGQLTKVEEEIFALGRLLTREPELAQLLGDRNTSAERRRQLLASVLYGKVTAVTEALAKQVIGRPVANPIDDLTALVSEVAALRGKEVATVKSAEPMGALQTEQLAAKLSRIYGREMSIHTEVDPSLLGGLIIRVGDEVIDGSTSGKLERLRASFV; encoded by the coding sequence ATGCACGCAGCTAGCCGCGAAGCACTGACGACGACCGCTCAGACGCTGGATTCATGGATCCAGAACTCTGATCAGCCTGTCGCAGCTGCCTCCCAAACCGGTGCTGAACTGTTCAGCATCGTCGAGGTTCTTGACGGCGACCGTGGCCTGCGTGTCGCTGTGGCTGATTCCTCAGTCACCGCTGAGCAGCGCAGTGGCCTGTTTTCCAGCGTCTTTGCTGGCAAGGTTTCCCAGATGACTCTGGACCTGGCCAAAGAAGCAGCTGCGAAAGTATGGTCCACTCCGCGCGAATTCCGCGCTGGACTGGTCGAACTTGGCCGCCGCGCACTCCTGCGTTCTGCAGAGCAGCAGGGACAGTTGACCAAAGTTGAAGAGGAAATCTTCGCTTTGGGGCGCCTTCTCACTCGCGAGCCTGAGCTCGCGCAGCTGTTGGGCGACCGCAACACCTCAGCTGAGCGCCGTCGCCAATTGCTGGCAAGTGTCCTCTACGGCAAAGTAACCGCCGTGACCGAGGCGCTGGCGAAGCAGGTCATTGGCCGTCCCGTGGCCAACCCGATAGATGACTTGACTGCCCTCGTTAGCGAAGTCGCCGCACTTCGTGGCAAGGAAGTAGCAACGGTCAAGTCGGCGGAACCAATGGGCGCACTACAGACTGAGCAATTGGCAGCCAAACTGAGCCGTATTTATGGTCGTGAGATGAGCATCCACACTGAGGTTGATCCCAGCCTCCTCGGTGGACTGATCATCCGAGTTGGCGATGAAGTTATCGATGGCAGCACCTCGGGCAAGCTCGAGCGACTGCGCGCGAGCTTTGTTTAA
- a CDS encoding MraY family glycosyltransferase, producing the protein METGAVGVPLREIGLVLVVAAAVAFLSTGVVRHVMVRYGKLAEIRDRDVHTIPKPRLGGLAMFSAFLVAVTLADKLPALTRGFKPVTPEMDAVVWAGFAIVVVGILDDLYELDALTKLIGQIAGAILMSLLGLSWTLLYVPFGGGTTVLLDQVQSTVLTTVFTVTLMNAMNFVDGLDGLAAGLGMIAGLAILAFSLTVLHDQGGTVSAYPPAIISAALVGMCLGFLPHNFEPSRIFMGDSGSMLIGLLLAAAATSASGKINMSLYGAADIVAVISPIIVVFAAVFVPLLDLVLAVIRRVSKGRSPFSADKMHLHHRLLGMGHTHRKVVLVLYMWVCVVAFGAVGFTVFPPVFAMVLLVLGLCIAAVLTAAPQIARLRRAQSLSTPR; encoded by the coding sequence ATGGAAACGGGAGCGGTCGGCGTCCCGCTGCGCGAAATTGGTTTGGTGCTTGTGGTAGCGGCTGCTGTTGCTTTCTTGAGCACTGGGGTAGTGCGCCACGTGATGGTTCGCTATGGCAAGCTGGCTGAGATTCGCGACCGCGATGTGCACACCATCCCGAAGCCACGGCTCGGCGGGCTAGCGATGTTTTCTGCCTTTCTTGTCGCCGTAACCTTGGCAGACAAGCTGCCGGCCTTGACTAGGGGGTTCAAGCCCGTCACGCCGGAAATGGATGCGGTAGTGTGGGCTGGCTTTGCGATTGTCGTGGTGGGCATCCTCGACGACCTCTATGAGCTCGATGCGCTCACAAAACTCATCGGGCAAATCGCGGGTGCTATCCTGATGAGCTTGTTGGGCCTTTCCTGGACTTTGCTTTATGTCCCTTTTGGTGGTGGCACCACCGTATTGCTCGATCAGGTCCAGTCTACGGTCTTGACAACCGTATTTACGGTCACCTTGATGAACGCCATGAACTTTGTCGACGGCTTGGATGGCCTGGCTGCCGGGCTGGGCATGATTGCCGGCCTTGCGATCCTGGCTTTCTCCCTTACGGTGCTACATGACCAGGGCGGCACGGTGTCCGCCTACCCGCCGGCAATCATCTCGGCGGCGCTGGTCGGGATGTGTCTGGGATTCCTCCCGCACAACTTTGAACCCTCCCGGATATTCATGGGGGATTCTGGCTCCATGCTGATCGGGTTGTTGCTGGCAGCCGCTGCGACGTCGGCCTCCGGCAAGATCAACATGAGTCTGTATGGTGCCGCCGATATCGTTGCCGTCATTTCGCCTATCATCGTGGTTTTCGCGGCCGTTTTCGTACCACTACTCGATCTCGTGTTGGCCGTCATTCGTCGCGTTTCCAAGGGGCGCTCGCCGTTTTCGGCAGACAAGATGCATTTGCATCACCGCCTGTTGGGCATGGGGCATACCCATCGCAAAGTTGTCCTTGTGCTCTACATGTGGGTGTGTGTGGTGGCGTTTGGTGCCGTGGGGTTTACCGTATTTCCTCCGGTCTTCGCCATGGTTTTGCTTGTGTTGGGTTTATGTATCGCCGCGGTGCTCACCGCTGCGCCTCAGATCGCTCGGCTTAGGCGGGCACAGAGCTTGTCGACGCCCCGTTGA
- the prfA gene encoding peptide chain release factor 1: MAAEVSVVDDILSEYQGLEAQMQDPEFANDAARVRKVGKRYSELQPIINVHRELSQAREDLAEAKELAYEDHDFQAEVDRLEPRVLELEEQLTDLLAPRDPHDSEDVVMEIKAGAGGEEAALFAGDLLKMYQKYAEKHGFSTEILGLNESDLGGVKDITLTIRSKVPSRDGAWSVFKFEGGVHRVQRVPVTESQGRIQTSAAGVLVYPEPDELEDVEIDEKDIRVDVYRSSGKGGQGVNTTDSAVRITHLPTGLVVTCQKERSQIQNKARAMQVLAARLQQMQEEAAEAEAAEGRAAQVRTMDRSERIRTYNWPENRISDHRINYKANNLDAVLGGDMDDLFSALQAADRAARLEAE; the protein is encoded by the coding sequence ATGGCAGCTGAAGTATCAGTCGTTGACGATATCCTTTCGGAATATCAAGGGCTCGAAGCCCAAATGCAGGACCCGGAATTTGCTAACGATGCAGCTCGCGTGCGCAAAGTTGGCAAGCGTTATTCCGAGCTCCAGCCGATCATCAACGTGCACCGGGAGCTTTCCCAGGCGCGTGAAGATCTGGCCGAGGCCAAAGAGCTGGCTTATGAAGACCACGACTTCCAAGCAGAAGTTGATCGACTCGAGCCTCGCGTACTCGAGCTGGAGGAACAACTCACGGACCTGCTGGCTCCGCGCGACCCACATGATTCCGAAGATGTGGTGATGGAGATCAAGGCCGGTGCCGGTGGCGAAGAAGCCGCTCTGTTCGCCGGGGACCTGCTGAAGATGTACCAGAAGTACGCCGAAAAGCATGGCTTCTCGACGGAGATCCTGGGCCTCAACGAGTCGGATCTCGGTGGCGTCAAGGACATCACCCTAACGATCCGTTCCAAGGTGCCATCTCGCGACGGTGCCTGGTCTGTGTTCAAGTTCGAGGGTGGGGTGCACCGCGTGCAGCGCGTGCCGGTGACTGAGTCCCAGGGACGCATCCAGACTTCCGCTGCTGGCGTACTGGTGTATCCAGAACCAGACGAACTCGAAGACGTGGAGATCGACGAAAAGGACATCCGCGTCGATGTCTACCGTTCCTCCGGCAAGGGTGGCCAGGGCGTGAACACCACCGACTCGGCCGTGCGTATCACCCACCTGCCCACGGGCCTCGTGGTGACCTGTCAAAAGGAGCGTTCCCAGATCCAAAACAAGGCGCGCGCCATGCAGGTTCTCGCAGCTCGCTTGCAGCAGATGCAAGAAGAAGCAGCAGAAGCTGAAGCAGCAGAAGGTCGCGCAGCTCAGGTGCGTACCATGGACCGCTCCGAGCGCATCCGCACCTACAACTGGCCGGAAAACCGCATCAGCGACCACCGCATCAATTACAAGGCCAATAACCTGGATGCGGTGCTGGGCGGCGACATGGACGACCTGTTCAGCGCCCTCCAGGCCGCAGACCGCGCCGCGCGACTCGAGGCGGAGTAA
- the rho gene encoding transcription termination factor Rho, with protein MAEERGIRGISALRKSELIAAIQGKTGGQASSEGATKPRRVTRRTAASEPAAAGGAAQTEAPQTSKPAVAEAEHEVTVAETAAPRRRRAVVKRDEINAASESAAAEKPAAAEQKEEASTSRAEQRDGQEGGESRREEGEQRYESRSAARRARRNRARNMHRDQSSGDNAGEQDRNQDRAEGSESDAHEDSRDDRQHNGRGDREERRGRRNRRERVGRNRRDRDGRDNRDNGEEVHEDDVLQPVGGILDIVDSNAAFVRTTGYQAGSADVFVPQQMIRKFGLRRGDAVTGQVKMPREGQNNHGGGRNRHKFNPLVRVDSVNGKPVEEAKNRPEFGKLTPLYPNQRLRLETDPKILTTRVIDLIMPIGKGQRALIVSPPKAGKTTILQNIANAITTNNPECYLMVVLVDERPEEVTDMQRSVKGEVIASTFDRPPSEHTAVAELAIERAKRLVEQGQDVVVLLDSITRLGRAYNNSSPASGRILSGGVDSNALYPPKRFLGAARNIENGGSLTIIATAMVETGSAGDTVIFEEFKGTGNAELKLDRKISERRVFPAVDVNPSGTRKDELLLVPEEARIMHKLRRILSALDNQQAIDLLIKQLKKTKSNGEFLMQVASSAPMAADTENEGDYS; from the coding sequence ATGGCCGAAGAACGCGGAATCCGTGGCATCTCGGCCCTGCGCAAGTCCGAACTCATCGCCGCCATCCAGGGAAAAACTGGTGGACAGGCAAGCTCGGAAGGCGCCACCAAGCCACGTCGGGTTACTCGACGTACAGCAGCTTCCGAACCTGCAGCTGCTGGGGGAGCAGCTCAAACCGAGGCACCACAGACTTCTAAGCCAGCTGTCGCCGAAGCGGAACATGAGGTGACCGTGGCGGAGACCGCCGCACCACGCCGACGTCGGGCCGTCGTCAAGCGCGATGAGATCAATGCTGCCAGCGAGAGCGCGGCAGCCGAAAAACCAGCTGCAGCAGAACAGAAGGAAGAAGCTAGCACCTCCCGCGCGGAGCAGCGTGACGGCCAGGAGGGTGGCGAATCGCGTCGCGAAGAAGGCGAACAGCGCTACGAATCCCGTTCGGCTGCGCGCCGGGCGCGTCGCAACCGGGCACGCAACATGCATCGGGACCAGTCGTCTGGCGACAATGCCGGTGAACAGGATCGTAACCAGGATCGGGCAGAGGGCTCGGAGTCGGATGCCCACGAGGATTCACGGGATGATCGTCAGCACAATGGCCGTGGTGATCGCGAAGAGCGTCGGGGACGTCGCAACCGCCGAGAGCGAGTTGGCCGCAACCGTCGCGACCGGGACGGACGTGACAACCGCGACAACGGCGAGGAAGTCCACGAAGATGACGTTTTGCAGCCAGTCGGCGGTATTCTCGACATCGTCGATAGCAACGCCGCCTTCGTGCGCACCACGGGCTACCAGGCAGGCAGCGCGGACGTGTTCGTGCCACAGCAGATGATCCGTAAGTTCGGCCTGCGCCGAGGCGACGCGGTTACTGGCCAGGTCAAGATGCCACGCGAAGGGCAGAACAACCACGGTGGCGGCCGTAATCGCCACAAGTTTAACCCGCTGGTGCGCGTGGACTCTGTCAACGGCAAGCCTGTCGAGGAAGCCAAGAACCGTCCAGAGTTCGGCAAGCTCACCCCACTGTACCCCAACCAGCGCCTGCGTTTGGAAACCGATCCAAAGATCCTGACCACCCGCGTGATCGACCTCATCATGCCGATCGGTAAGGGCCAACGAGCCTTGATCGTGTCCCCACCAAAGGCTGGTAAGACCACGATTCTGCAGAACATCGCCAACGCGATCACCACCAACAACCCTGAGTGCTACCTCATGGTCGTGCTTGTCGACGAGCGCCCGGAAGAAGTCACGGACATGCAGCGCAGCGTCAAGGGCGAAGTCATTGCCTCGACATTCGACCGCCCGCCAAGCGAACACACCGCGGTGGCGGAGCTCGCTATCGAGCGCGCCAAGCGCCTGGTGGAGCAGGGCCAGGACGTGGTTGTTTTGCTCGACTCGATCACCCGTTTGGGCCGTGCATACAACAACTCTTCGCCTGCCTCCGGCCGCATCCTCTCCGGTGGTGTGGACTCCAACGCTCTCTACCCGCCGAAGCGCTTCCTTGGTGCTGCCCGCAACATCGAAAACGGCGGTTCGCTCACGATCATCGCTACCGCCATGGTAGAGACCGGCTCGGCCGGCGACACCGTGATCTTCGAAGAGTTCAAGGGCACCGGCAACGCCGAGCTCAAGCTCGACCGCAAGATCTCTGAGCGTCGCGTGTTCCCAGCTGTGGATGTTAATCCTTCCGGCACCCGCAAAGACGAACTCTTGCTTGTTCCGGAGGAAGCACGCATCATGCACAAGCTGCGTCGTATTCTCTCAGCGCTGGACAATCAGCAAGCCATCGATCTGCTGATCAAGCAGCTGAAGAAGACCAAGTCCAACGGTGAATTCCTCATGCAGGTCGCGTCGTCCGCGCCGATGGCTGCAGACACCGAGAACGAAGGTGACTACTCCTAA
- a CDS encoding F0F1 ATP synthase subunit B: MTSVITYLAAEGGKETLPLESGNNLLLPAPYDIVWSIVPLIVVLIIFWKAVLPKFQEVLTEREDRIKGGIQRAEAAQAEAKAALEKYNAQLAEARAEAAQIREEAREKGKQIVAEMKAQATEESNRIIAAGEKQLEAQRQQVVAELRQEMGQNSINLAERLIGEQLSDNVKRSGTIDKFLSELDSVAPAGK; the protein is encoded by the coding sequence ATGACGAGCGTCATCACATATTTGGCTGCTGAAGGAGGGAAGGAGACCCTGCCACTCGAATCTGGCAACAACCTTCTCCTCCCGGCGCCGTACGACATCGTCTGGTCCATCGTTCCGCTCATCGTCGTCCTGATCATCTTCTGGAAGGCTGTCCTTCCGAAGTTCCAGGAGGTCCTGACTGAGCGTGAGGACCGGATTAAGGGTGGCATCCAACGCGCCGAGGCTGCACAAGCCGAAGCAAAGGCGGCCCTTGAGAAGTACAACGCACAGCTCGCAGAAGCTCGTGCTGAAGCTGCACAGATCCGCGAAGAAGCTCGCGAAAAGGGCAAGCAGATCGTTGCAGAGATGAAAGCACAGGCTACCGAAGAGAGCAACCGCATCATCGCAGCCGGCGAAAAGCAGCTTGAGGCCCAGCGCCAGCAGGTTGTCGCCGAACTGCGTCAAGAGATGGGGCAGAACTCCATCAACCTTGCTGAGCGCCTGATCGGGGAGCAACTCTCCGACAACGTCAAGCGTTCCGGCACGATTGACAAGTTCCTGTCCGAGCTCGACTCTGTGGCCCCGGCCGGAAAGTAG
- the prmC gene encoding peptide chain release factor N(5)-glutamine methyltransferase, whose protein sequence is MSSVAAAVAEATATLTDAGVASPLFDAQTLAASVLGIDRMQLIFSRDAEMPEAFFDLVAQRAARVPLQHIVGSASFGPLELAVGPGVFIPRPETELLALWALEQVEELQRQGVEKPRVLDLCTGSGALALYVASRARGAEVHAVELDPQAAAWTRRNIAAHAPWVELTMADVTAPGLLAGEAAFDVIVSNPPYVPASTPVSPEVQADPQHAVFSGESGMDCIVAMMPNVVALSRPGTVVGIEHDDATSAQVVDVFGASGQFEQVQPRQDLAGRLRFVTARRRGE, encoded by the coding sequence ATGAGTTCCGTGGCCGCCGCGGTGGCCGAAGCAACTGCCACCCTGACTGATGCCGGGGTGGCATCTCCGCTTTTCGACGCCCAGACGCTTGCCGCATCAGTGCTCGGGATTGACCGGATGCAATTGATCTTTTCCCGTGACGCAGAAATGCCCGAGGCGTTTTTTGACCTGGTCGCGCAACGTGCTGCGCGTGTCCCTCTGCAACACATCGTGGGATCGGCGAGTTTTGGCCCCCTGGAATTGGCGGTGGGCCCAGGGGTGTTCATCCCACGGCCGGAAACGGAGCTGTTGGCCCTGTGGGCATTGGAGCAGGTAGAGGAGTTGCAGCGGCAGGGCGTTGAAAAGCCCCGCGTGTTGGATCTGTGCACTGGTTCGGGCGCGTTGGCGCTCTACGTTGCCAGCCGGGCACGCGGTGCTGAAGTTCATGCGGTGGAGTTGGATCCTCAGGCAGCGGCATGGACGCGAAGAAACATCGCAGCTCATGCGCCTTGGGTGGAGTTGACGATGGCTGATGTGACGGCCCCGGGCTTGTTGGCGGGGGAGGCTGCTTTTGATGTGATCGTCAGTAATCCGCCCTATGTGCCCGCCTCGACGCCGGTTTCCCCAGAAGTCCAGGCTGATCCCCAGCATGCGGTCTTCAGCGGAGAGTCTGGCATGGACTGCATTGTGGCGATGATGCCGAATGTGGTTGCGCTGTCTCGTCCTGGAACGGTTGTCGGCATTGAGCACGATGATGCTACCTCGGCGCAGGTGGTAGACGTCTTTGGCGCCAGCGGGCAGTTTGAACAGGTGCAGCCACGCCAGGATTTGGCGGGTCGCCTCAGGTTCGTCACGGCGCGACGCAGGGGCGAGTAA
- a CDS encoding ATP synthase F0 subunit C — protein sequence MNEVILAADAAGTTGNIATIGYGLATIGPGLGIGILVGKALEGMARQPEMAGQLRTTMFLGIAFVEALALIGLVAGFLF from the coding sequence ATGAACGAAGTCATCCTCGCAGCTGATGCAGCAGGCACCACCGGCAACATCGCCACCATCGGCTACGGCTTGGCAACCATCGGCCCAGGCCTCGGCATTGGCATCCTCGTCGGTAAGGCGCTCGAGGGCATGGCACGTCAGCCAGAGATGGCCGGCCAGCTCCGTACCACCATGTTCCTGGGCATCGCTTTCGTGGAAGCCCTGGCTCTGATCGGCCTCGTCGCCGGCTTCCTGTTCTAA
- a CDS encoding long-chain fatty-acid--CoA ligase, whose protein sequence is MLTTMSDHPLLVKRILEYASTVHAATKITTWTSSGPEETSFSAIGHRAAAFAHALHDTLGIDDDQRVGTLMNNCAEHVETMFATMCKGAVFTPLNKQLMGDQIQHIINHAQIEVIVVDPKIADKLWPILPNCPSVRALVFIGTGSLPDVATQLPPHISLHSFEALLDARPSRYDWPELDEHTAAAICYSTGTTGAPKGVAYSHRSIYLHSMSLRTSDSMGVHHGDPFLCCVPIYHVLSWGVPIAAFMSGAPLIFPGSHNASSELAEIIAETHPRVAHGVPTIWISLMVHYLHNPPARMSLTEIFVGGSPVPPVLIKLWEERYGVDIVHVWGMTETSTVATVARPPKGVSGEQRWRYRVSQGRFPASVEYRVVNDGKVMSSSDRNQGEIQVRGPWVTASYLHSPAEDGDGPAAVFRDAAVEDAPEQFTSDGWLRTGDVGSVTNDGFLTVEDRARDVIRSGGEWIYSVQLENMVMEHKDVVEAAVIGYPDEKWGERPLAVTVLHKDVPANRETAEALRDSLRERLPRWMLPEYWAFVSFIDKTSVGKFDKKDLRMHLADGEYQVIKLRGPGEAKPVANS, encoded by the coding sequence ATGTTGACCACGATGAGCGACCATCCGCTGCTGGTAAAGCGCATTCTCGAATACGCTTCCACTGTTCACGCCGCAACAAAGATCACTACGTGGACGTCATCGGGTCCAGAAGAAACCTCGTTTAGCGCCATCGGCCATCGGGCGGCCGCGTTCGCGCACGCGCTGCATGACACACTGGGAATTGACGACGACCAGCGGGTCGGAACGCTCATGAACAACTGCGCGGAACATGTCGAGACGATGTTCGCCACGATGTGCAAGGGCGCGGTGTTCACGCCTCTCAATAAGCAGCTGATGGGCGACCAAATCCAGCACATTATCAACCATGCCCAGATCGAAGTGATCGTGGTGGATCCCAAAATTGCCGACAAGCTGTGGCCTATCCTGCCCAATTGTCCCAGTGTGCGGGCCCTGGTCTTCATCGGTACTGGCTCGCTTCCAGACGTCGCTACGCAGCTACCTCCACACATTTCGCTCCACTCTTTCGAGGCGCTTCTCGACGCCCGTCCCTCCCGCTACGACTGGCCCGAACTGGACGAGCACACCGCGGCCGCCATTTGTTATTCCACCGGCACCACTGGAGCACCCAAAGGGGTGGCCTATTCGCACCGCTCGATTTATCTTCACTCGATGAGCCTGCGCACCAGCGACTCGATGGGTGTGCATCACGGTGACCCTTTCCTCTGCTGTGTCCCGATCTATCACGTGCTGAGTTGGGGTGTACCGATCGCGGCGTTCATGTCGGGTGCACCGTTGATTTTCCCGGGGTCCCACAATGCTTCCTCGGAGCTGGCGGAAATCATTGCCGAGACGCACCCGCGCGTCGCCCATGGGGTGCCTACCATCTGGATCTCACTCATGGTCCACTACCTGCATAATCCCCCGGCGCGGATGTCGCTGACCGAGATTTTCGTAGGCGGTTCGCCGGTGCCGCCGGTGCTGATCAAGCTGTGGGAGGAGCGCTACGGTGTCGACATCGTTCACGTCTGGGGCATGACCGAAACCTCCACGGTTGCCACCGTCGCTCGCCCGCCGAAAGGGGTCTCCGGTGAGCAGCGTTGGCGGTATCGGGTTTCCCAGGGGCGCTTCCCTGCCTCGGTGGAATACCGGGTGGTCAACGACGGCAAAGTCATGTCCTCCTCGGATCGCAATCAGGGTGAAATCCAGGTGCGCGGGCCGTGGGTGACCGCCAGCTACCTGCATTCCCCGGCCGAAGACGGCGACGGACCAGCAGCGGTGTTCCGCGATGCTGCCGTCGAAGATGCGCCGGAGCAGTTCACCTCCGATGGCTGGCTCCGCACTGGCGACGTCGGTTCTGTCACCAACGATGGCTTTCTCACGGTCGAGGACCGGGCGCGGGACGTTATCCGCTCGGGTGGCGAATGGATCTACTCGGTACAGCTGGAAAACATGGTCATGGAGCATAAGGACGTCGTGGAAGCTGCCGTCATTGGCTACCCCGACGAGAAGTGGGGTGAGCGCCCGCTTGCGGTGACCGTGCTGCACAAGGATGTCCCGGCCAATCGTGAGACGGCTGAAGCCTTACGCGATAGTCTCCGGGAACGCCTACCTCGGTGGATGTTGCCGGAATACTGGGCTTTTGTGTCCTTTATTGATAAGACGTCCGTCGGCAAGTTCGATAAGAAAGACCTTCGCATGCACTTGGCGGATGGCGAATACCAAGTGATCAAGCTGCGTGGTCCGGGAGAAGCGAAACCGGTGGCTAACTCATAG
- a CDS encoding L-threonylcarbamoyladenylate synthase produces the protein MSRIYDCQDPETRKLGLRAAVDAVKAGRLVVLPTDTLYGLGCDAFDNQAVASLLQTKHRGPDMPVPVLVGSWDTIQGLVHSYSEQARTLVEAFWPGGLSIVVPQAPSLTWNLGDTRGTVMLRMPLHPVAIELLRETGPMAVSSANISGHAPATTAIDAKQQLGNAVNVYLDGGECAVGEPSSIVDLSGPAPKLLREGAISAERIAEVLKVTAESLR, from the coding sequence GTGAGCCGGATTTACGATTGCCAAGACCCAGAGACTCGCAAGCTGGGGCTGCGAGCTGCGGTAGACGCGGTCAAGGCTGGTCGGCTCGTCGTTTTGCCCACCGACACCCTCTATGGCCTGGGGTGCGATGCTTTCGATAACCAAGCGGTAGCAAGCTTGCTGCAAACCAAGCATCGAGGCCCGGATATGCCCGTGCCAGTTTTGGTGGGCAGCTGGGACACCATCCAAGGGCTCGTACATTCCTACTCCGAACAAGCCCGCACCCTGGTGGAAGCTTTCTGGCCGGGCGGGCTCTCGATCGTCGTGCCACAAGCCCCTTCGCTGACATGGAACCTGGGTGATACCCGCGGAACCGTCATGCTGCGGATGCCACTGCATCCAGTAGCAATCGAATTGCTGCGGGAGACTGGCCCGATGGCCGTGTCTAGTGCGAACATTTCCGGTCATGCTCCAGCGACGACTGCTATCGACGCGAAGCAGCAACTGGGGAACGCGGTGAATGTCTACCTTGACGGCGGGGAATGTGCTGTGGGGGAGCCATCGTCCATCGTTGATCTGTCTGGTCCAGCTCCTAAGCTGCTGCGCGAAGGCGCGATCAGTGCGGAGCGAATCGCCGAAGTGTTGAAGGTTACGGCAGAAAGCCTGCGCTGA
- the atpB gene encoding F0F1 ATP synthase subunit A, with protein sequence MKGEFHAPNLDHELFPGHVTDAGDVVNLLFADVANGWFALDRLMLIRLVMALLVAVFFLVAMRSPKLIPSGVQNFAEICLDFVRIHIAEDILGKKEGRRFLPVIATIFFLVFATNLPTVIPGMNISPNVRIGMPLVLALFGYVVFIYAGVKRYGFGKYMKSSLVIPNLPPALHILVVPIEFFSTFIMRPATLTLRLLANLLAGHIILVLLFSATNFFFWQMNGWTAMAGVTILAAIAFTLFELLVVFLQAYIFALLIAVYIELSLHADEH encoded by the coding sequence ATGAAGGGCGAATTCCACGCACCTAATCTGGACCATGAACTTTTCCCGGGGCACGTGACCGACGCTGGCGACGTGGTGAACCTCCTGTTCGCCGACGTGGCTAACGGCTGGTTCGCACTTGATCGTCTGATGCTGATTCGCCTGGTAATGGCGCTTCTCGTCGCGGTCTTTTTCCTTGTCGCAATGCGCAGCCCAAAGTTGATTCCTTCGGGCGTGCAGAACTTCGCAGAAATCTGTCTTGACTTCGTGCGGATCCACATTGCTGAAGACATTCTGGGTAAGAAGGAAGGTCGCCGATTCCTACCGGTTATCGCGACCATCTTCTTCCTCGTTTTCGCGACGAATCTGCCGACAGTTATCCCAGGTATGAACATCTCGCCTAACGTGCGCATTGGTATGCCACTCGTTTTGGCGTTGTTCGGATACGTGGTCTTCATTTACGCCGGTGTAAAGCGTTACGGCTTTGGCAAGTACATGAAGTCCTCGCTGGTTATTCCAAACTTGCCACCAGCTCTCCACATCCTGGTGGTTCCGATCGAGTTCTTCTCGACGTTCATCATGCGACCTGCCACGCTGACTCTGCGTCTCTTGGCAAACCTCTTGGCTGGCCACATCATCTTGGTTCTACTCTTCTCCGCCACGAACTTCTTCTTCTGGCAGATGAATGGCTGGACCGCCATGGCTGGTGTGACTATCCTCGCCGCGATTGCGTTCACACTTTTCGAGCTGTTGGTGGTGTTCCTGCAGGCGTACATCTTCGCCCTGCTGATCGCCGTCTACATCGAGCTGTCCCTGCACGCAGACGAACACTGA